Part of the Candidatus Palauibacter australiensis genome, CGTACTCGAACTGCTCTAGGATCCAGCGGATCCAGCCGGACGGCATGGAGCCGCCGTAGGTGTCCCAGAGCGCGATCCGGGGCGCCCTCAGGCGCAGGGCGTCCGCGTCCGGATCGTTCGCCAGGCCCCGGAAATCGATCCCCAGTTCGGCGGCCAGCGACGCGACGGCATCGACCGTTCCGCGGCGGTTCTTCACGTAGAACGTGCCGGCGGGGTGCATCCGGCCGGCCTCCCGCAGCGGCGAGGTGAGCCAGTAGACCTCGTGTCCCGAAGCCTGCAGCCGGTTGATGGCCGTGAAGGCGTCGTTCGCCTCGTGAGCGAACACGAAGCCTTCGGCTCCTCCCGCGTCCGCGACCGTTCCCGGCATGGGACTCGCGTTCCAATCGGAGATCTCCTCGAACGGCCCGTCGAAGCCCTCCAGGATGCGGTCGAATTCCACCCCCATCTGGATCGCGAGGGTCCACCCCGCGTTGTCGTACGGCGGCGTCGGGGATGCCCCGGGGTAGAGGAAGTCGTCAGGGTGGTCCTGCGGCTCGAACATGTCGAGGACATGCGGACGGAAAGCCTGCGCGGCCCGCACCACGTAGGAGCCCGCGGGATACACCTTCCCTTCGACTGTGAAGTCGGATGTCGCCCGCTCCACGATCACGCCGCCCTCGAGCAGCGCGTTGACGAACTTCGTCGCGGTCGGGAAGTCGGCCTGGTCCGACGGCAGGATGTACCCGCGGGGATCGCGCAGATCGGGCTCGAACAGCCTGTCGTATTCCGCGCGCGTGCCGCGGCTGCCGCCGAAGCCGCCCACGTTGCGGGCGAAGTCGGTCTCCGCCGCTCCGGCCCGCATCTGCTCGCGCAGCCACTCGACTCGCCGGGGATGGATCGTCCAGCTGTCCTTGCTGCCACGCTCGATCGAGTTCATCCCCATGCGCCAGATGCGGTACAGGAACGTCTCGCGGTAACGGGAGGCGACATCGAGCACCGCCTTGTTCGCGGTCACCGAATAGTCGACCGACTGCCGGAAGTGCCACGGCTGCGGCTCGATCGGGGCGGGCAGATTGTCGGTGGGCAGCACCCGCTCAAGAATCAGCGGGATCTCCATCGGGGTCGGGTTCCCGATCGTTTCCGTGAGGAGCCCGATCATGTTCTTGAAGTAGGGTGTCGTGCGCAGGCCGCCGTTCCACCACGTCGAGTAGTTGGCCCCGCGCCGCCGCGTCGCCCCGGGCTTCCCCTCCTCCGTGAAGCGCGAGTGCATGGCGGACCCCACGAGATCGATACCCGTGATGACCATCGGGTCGATGTTGTAGTTGAACGGATCACGGAACGGGGGCGCGAAGAGCACGGTCCCGGTGGGTCCCGTCTGGTGGTGGTTGTAGACGATCTGCGGATACCACGTCCGGTACATCTG contains:
- a CDS encoding peptidase yields the protein PDGMDLGSNWYTRVEEKTERSTRGIPVLYQKYVGHDNNRDFYTSFQPESENMNRQMYRTWYPQIVYNHHQTGPTGTVLFAPPFRDPFNYNIDPMVITGIDLVGSAMHSRFTEEGKPGATRRRGANYSTWWNGGLRTTPYFKNMIGLLTETIGNPTPMEIPLILERVLPTDNLPAPIEPQPWHFRQSVDYSVTANKAVLDVASRYRETFLYRIWRMGMNSIERGSKDSWTIHPRRVEWLREQMRAGAAETDFARNVGGFGGSRGTRAEYDRLFEPDLRDPRGYILPSDQADFPTATKFVNALLEGGVIVERATSDFTVEGKVYPAGSYVVRAAQAFRPHVLDMFEPQDHPDDFLYPGASPTPPYDNAGWTLAIQMGVEFDRILEGFDGPFEEISDWNASPMPGTVADAGGAEGFVFAHEANDAFTAINRLQASGHEVYWLTSPLREAGRMHPAGTFYVKNRRGTVDAVASLAAELGIDFRGLANDPDADALRLRAPRIALWDTYGGSMPSGWIRWILEQFEYADFELIFPQRLDAGELSEDYDVIIFPQGAIGSRFQFGGGGAPAPETIPEEYRDRLGRVTSDATLPALVEFLEDGGSIVTIGGSTALGNELGLPLEDHLVKDGEALGREEYYVPGSILEVTVDNSRLVATGVPSTLTVSFNNSPVFGASALAARNDGAGGVTPLAWFDSDRPLISGWAWGQEHLQGGVTMAEAKVGNGHLYLFGPLITRRAQPHGTFKFLFNAIALSSAEPDRP